The following are encoded together in the Mesoterricola sediminis genome:
- a CDS encoding ABC transporter permease → MSEPVLSLLGEENRVTAVPAVPRTGLRHSLALALEVVSSGLTELWAHKMRSILTLTLLMLGVFALVVMTSVLDGIMDKISTGFAGMSWDGTVVIRQKSPETSEEQKRFAMSPGLRMEDVPRLTAPYPSVLAFMPRASKQVSVRVAGGTERIFVTGNVPDWIPVMNRRIASGRGLTEDDQRRRSTVAVLGASLASKVLGGADPVGKDILVDGIPFRVVGVLAPLMIFNEDTWMDANGMLVPLEAYMDRLDATHKLSQLSVKLKSKSDLKDVSALLVGRAKQAHHGIRDVEIVDLEAEAARSWQNFMNQMHGWTVVLLSLAGTVLLVGGVGVLSVMLISFSDRRYEIGLRKALGATDKEIFVQFLLEAAVLAALGALAGTLAGAGLCKALGANFPYGLVVNPYGLIMAWVVALALSLVFGLYPAFRAMRLSPMEAMR, encoded by the coding sequence ATGAGTGAGCCCGTCCTCAGCCTCCTCGGCGAGGAGAACCGCGTCACGGCCGTTCCCGCCGTCCCCCGGACCGGCCTGCGCCACAGCCTCGCCCTGGCCCTCGAGGTGGTCTCCAGCGGCTTGACCGAGCTCTGGGCCCACAAGATGCGCAGCATCCTCACGCTGACCCTGCTGATGCTGGGCGTCTTCGCCCTCGTGGTGATGACCTCCGTGCTCGACGGCATCATGGACAAGATCTCGACCGGCTTCGCCGGCATGAGCTGGGACGGCACCGTGGTCATCCGGCAGAAGTCCCCGGAGACCTCCGAGGAGCAGAAGCGCTTCGCCATGAGCCCCGGCCTCCGCATGGAGGACGTGCCTCGCCTCACGGCCCCCTACCCTTCCGTGCTGGCCTTCATGCCCCGCGCCTCCAAGCAGGTCAGCGTCCGCGTCGCGGGCGGGACCGAGCGCATCTTCGTCACCGGCAACGTCCCGGACTGGATCCCCGTCATGAACCGGCGCATCGCCTCCGGCCGCGGCCTCACCGAGGACGACCAGAGGCGGCGCTCCACCGTGGCCGTCCTGGGCGCGAGCCTCGCCTCCAAGGTCCTGGGCGGAGCCGACCCGGTCGGGAAGGACATCCTCGTCGACGGCATCCCCTTCCGGGTGGTGGGCGTCCTCGCGCCGCTCATGATCTTCAACGAGGACACCTGGATGGACGCCAACGGCATGCTGGTGCCCCTCGAGGCCTACATGGACCGCCTCGACGCCACCCACAAGCTGAGCCAGCTCTCCGTGAAGCTGAAATCCAAGTCCGACCTCAAGGACGTGTCGGCCCTCCTCGTCGGGCGCGCCAAGCAGGCCCACCACGGCATCCGGGATGTGGAGATCGTGGACCTGGAGGCCGAGGCCGCCCGGAGCTGGCAGAACTTCATGAACCAGATGCACGGCTGGACCGTGGTGCTCCTCAGCCTGGCCGGCACCGTGCTCCTGGTGGGGGGGGTGGGCGTCCTCTCAGTCATGCTTATTTCATTCTCCGATCGCAGGTACGAGATCGGCCTCCGGAAGGCCCTCGGCGCCACCGACAAGGAGATCTTCGTCCAGTTCCTCCTGGAGGCCGCGGTGCTGGCCGCCCTGGGCGCCCTGGCCGGGACCCTGGCGGGAGCCGGGCTCTGCAAGGCCCTGGGCGCCAACTTCCCCTACGGCCTCGTGGTCAACCCCTATGGACTGATCATGGCCTGGGTGGTGGCCCTCGCCCTCTCCCTCGTCTTCGGCCTCTATCCCGCCTTCCGCGCCATGCGCCTGAGTCCCATGGAGGCCATGCGGTGA
- a CDS encoding ABC transporter permease: protein MIVSGAFRERLLEAWAEIRENLGRSVLQALGVILGVASVLGGFSISDSMRAQSSRLYVKLGGLDKLNIQPNAIVKDGQPTALQAANLGLRHADAEEGADLGAKSVAGVAVRRMARARTQTPTADQDRQITGIGADFIPLEGYAIAQGRAFSATELEQGDPVAILGAEAVETFFPDGDAVGRVITVGGKPLTVVGTFQERVFRFREDQHNIFQWRNRIIATPASFVQKRLQGDRYQRTDRVTFRLPEMGAIRAFSRDLTSLLKANHRLQDDFRLDDVSARLRKQESQESVYNIVFLLSGVLALIGGGIVNVNIQMASLKERVREVGVKMAIGASGLEVFKTFMTEALLLTALGAAAGLTVGIAFSWTITYNLGVPLAMSPSSFLWAIMLAGVFGFAFALYPAWKASRLSPMEALRYE, encoded by the coding sequence ATGATCGTTTCCGGCGCATTCCGGGAGCGGCTGCTGGAGGCCTGGGCGGAGATCCGGGAGAACCTCGGCAGGTCCGTCCTCCAGGCGCTGGGCGTGATCCTGGGCGTGGCCTCGGTGCTGGGCGGGTTCTCCATCTCCGACAGCATGCGCGCCCAGAGCAGCCGCCTCTACGTCAAGCTCGGCGGCCTCGACAAGCTCAACATCCAGCCCAACGCCATCGTGAAGGACGGCCAGCCCACGGCCCTCCAGGCCGCGAACCTGGGCCTCCGCCACGCGGACGCGGAGGAGGGCGCCGACCTCGGCGCCAAGTCCGTGGCCGGCGTCGCGGTCCGCCGCATGGCCCGCGCCCGCACCCAGACCCCCACCGCCGACCAGGACCGCCAGATCACCGGCATCGGCGCGGATTTCATCCCCCTGGAGGGCTACGCCATCGCCCAGGGCCGGGCCTTCAGCGCCACCGAGCTGGAGCAGGGCGACCCAGTCGCCATCCTCGGCGCGGAGGCCGTCGAGACCTTCTTCCCGGACGGCGACGCCGTCGGGCGGGTGATCACCGTGGGCGGCAAGCCCCTCACGGTCGTGGGCACCTTCCAGGAGCGGGTCTTCCGGTTCCGGGAGGACCAGCACAACATCTTCCAGTGGCGGAACCGCATCATCGCCACCCCCGCCTCCTTCGTCCAGAAGCGGCTCCAGGGCGACCGCTACCAGCGCACGGACCGCGTCACCTTCCGCCTGCCCGAGATGGGCGCGATCCGGGCCTTCAGCCGGGACCTCACGAGCCTCCTCAAGGCCAACCACCGCCTGCAGGACGACTTCCGCCTCGACGACGTCTCGGCCCGCCTCCGGAAGCAGGAGAGCCAGGAGTCCGTCTACAACATCGTCTTCCTCCTCTCCGGCGTGCTCGCGCTGATCGGGGGCGGCATCGTCAACGTCAACATCCAGATGGCCTCCCTCAAGGAGCGCGTGCGCGAGGTCGGCGTGAAGATGGCCATCGGCGCCAGCGGCCTGGAGGTCTTCAAGACCTTCATGACCGAGGCCCTGCTCCTCACCGCCCTGGGCGCCGCCGCGGGCCTCACCGTCGGCATCGCCTTCTCCTGGACCATCACCTACAACCTCGGCGTGCCCCTCGCCATGAGCCCCTCCAGCTTCCTCTGGGCCATCATGCTGGCCGGCGTCTTCGGCTTCGCCTTCGCCCTCTACCCCGCCTGGAAGGCCAGCCGCCTTTCCCCCATGGAGGCCCTGCGCTATGAGTGA
- a CDS encoding ABC transporter ATP-binding protein, which yields MIPVIQTTKITKVFGSNGTAVHALNGIDLTVEPGEFIALIGPSGSGKSTLMAILGCLDRPTAGEYALDGKPVHGLSGSDLARIRNTKIGFVFQAYNLLPKASVVRNVELPMLYAGVGRRERRQRALELLERVGLADKATKLPGELSGGQKQRVSIARALANRPTMLLADEPTGALDSHTGAEILDLFKDLNRQGNTVLLVTHDLGIAAMAQRRVEIRDGLIANGGAE from the coding sequence ATGATCCCCGTCATCCAGACCACGAAGATCACCAAGGTCTTCGGCAGCAACGGCACGGCCGTCCACGCCCTGAACGGCATCGACCTCACCGTCGAGCCCGGCGAGTTCATCGCCCTCATCGGCCCCAGCGGCTCGGGCAAGTCCACCCTCATGGCCATCCTGGGCTGTCTCGACCGCCCCACGGCGGGCGAGTACGCCCTGGACGGCAAGCCCGTCCACGGCCTCTCCGGCTCGGACCTGGCCCGGATCCGGAACACCAAGATCGGCTTCGTGTTCCAGGCCTACAACCTCCTGCCCAAGGCCTCCGTCGTCCGCAACGTGGAGCTCCCCATGCTCTACGCCGGCGTCGGCCGGCGGGAGCGCCGCCAGCGCGCCCTCGAGCTCCTGGAGCGGGTGGGGCTGGCCGACAAGGCCACGAAGCTCCCCGGTGAGCTCAGCGGCGGCCAGAAGCAGCGCGTCTCCATCGCCCGGGCCCTGGCCAACCGCCCCACCATGCTCCTGGCCGACGAGCCCACCGGGGCCCTCGACTCCCACACCGGGGCCGAGATCCTGGACCTCTTCAAGGACCTCAACCGGCAGGGCAACACCGTCCTGCTCGTCACCCACGACCTGGGCATCGCCGCCATGGCCCAGCGCCGCGTCGAGATCAGGGACGGCCTCATCGCCAACGGAGGCGCCGAATGA
- a CDS encoding efflux RND transporter periplasmic adaptor subunit, whose protein sequence is MKKIWWIAGVVGFVAVGGLLIAAKSTQKPKGGQELPFRLGKVQAEDLQVSVREVGVVDPFVKVDIKSTVSGRVLSYKVREGDMVSQGEVLAEVEPDVNQAQTLSDVQGSVSQARVSFQNADKDFRQQEALYKEGLVSDQAFRAAKVSRDLASETLKAAQTRYQIVEDRGIPIAGNASTQRAKVISPMSGMIIKKGVELGDTIMSGVNSFNSGTVVYTVADLKSLIIKVNVNEVDVAKVAVGQPVRITLDAFPQKTFTGKVRFVSPAAELVDKIKVFKVEVKLDELNEAYRTGMSANVEILGDKREKAVSVPLEALQRRDGQTVVYRLKKDVPPEKVAAAKEGLSGRSKFVWLSDHWKDYFEVVPVKAGIATLERVEIVSGLGKDDQVSLEDPTRKKVEKDEDNF, encoded by the coding sequence ATGAAAAAGATCTGGTGGATCGCAGGCGTCGTGGGGTTCGTCGCGGTGGGCGGACTGCTCATCGCCGCCAAGAGCACCCAGAAGCCCAAGGGCGGACAGGAACTCCCGTTCCGGCTCGGCAAGGTCCAGGCCGAGGACCTCCAGGTCAGCGTCCGCGAGGTGGGCGTCGTCGATCCCTTCGTGAAGGTCGACATCAAGTCCACCGTCTCCGGCCGGGTCCTCTCCTACAAGGTCCGCGAGGGGGACATGGTCTCCCAGGGCGAGGTGCTCGCCGAGGTCGAGCCCGACGTGAACCAGGCCCAGACCCTCTCCGACGTCCAGGGCAGCGTCTCCCAGGCGCGGGTCTCCTTCCAGAACGCCGACAAGGACTTCCGCCAGCAGGAGGCCCTCTACAAGGAAGGCCTCGTCTCCGACCAGGCCTTCCGCGCCGCCAAGGTCTCCCGCGACCTGGCCTCCGAGACGCTGAAGGCGGCCCAGACCCGCTACCAGATCGTCGAGGACCGCGGCATCCCCATCGCCGGCAACGCCTCCACCCAGCGGGCCAAGGTCATCAGCCCCATGTCGGGCATGATCATCAAGAAGGGCGTGGAGCTGGGCGACACCATCATGTCCGGCGTCAACAGCTTCAACTCCGGCACGGTGGTCTACACCGTGGCCGACCTCAAGAGCCTCATCATCAAGGTCAACGTCAACGAGGTGGACGTGGCCAAGGTCGCGGTGGGCCAGCCGGTCCGCATCACCCTGGACGCCTTCCCGCAGAAGACCTTCACGGGCAAGGTCCGCTTCGTCTCCCCCGCCGCCGAGCTGGTGGACAAGATCAAGGTGTTCAAGGTCGAGGTCAAGCTCGACGAGCTGAACGAGGCCTACCGCACCGGCATGAGCGCCAATGTCGAGATCCTCGGCGACAAGCGGGAGAAGGCGGTCAGCGTGCCGCTGGAGGCCCTGCAGCGCCGCGACGGCCAGACCGTGGTCTACCGCCTGAAGAAGGACGTCCCCCCCGAGAAGGTGGCCGCCGCCAAGGAAGGCCTCTCGGGCCGGTCCAAGTTCGTGTGGCTCTCCGACCACTGGAAGGACTACTTCGAGGTCGTCCCCGTCAAGGCCGGCATCGCCACCCTCGAGCGCGTGGAGATCGTCTCGGGCCTCGGCAAGGATGACCAGGTCAGCCTCGAGGATCCCACCCGCAAGAAGGTCGAGAAGGACGAAGACAACTTCTGA
- a CDS encoding metal-dependent hydrolase, with amino-acid sequence MFGHALAGLAVGSAFAGRETDRRTRALALVCAVAPDLDWFTGFLDPQDRYGLAHRGLFHSFLAAGALTVLAMALGNRVRWRHPRAWACLAVATFSHGLLDAFTFGGRGVAFLEPFSSVHFVSAWQPIFVSPIPLSGRLTDWLFFSLGTELLVIGLPAMAVLLATRTLRARRAQASCAVRDDG; translated from the coding sequence GTGTTTGGACATGCCCTCGCGGGCCTCGCGGTGGGCTCGGCCTTCGCCGGGCGGGAGACGGACCGCCGGACCCGCGCCCTGGCCCTCGTCTGCGCCGTGGCGCCGGACCTGGACTGGTTCACGGGCTTCCTGGACCCCCAGGACCGCTACGGCCTGGCCCACCGGGGCCTCTTCCATTCGTTCCTGGCCGCCGGCGCGCTCACCGTCCTCGCCATGGCCCTGGGGAACCGGGTCCGGTGGCGCCATCCCCGGGCCTGGGCCTGCCTGGCCGTGGCCACCTTCTCCCACGGCCTCCTGGACGCCTTCACCTTCGGCGGGCGGGGGGTCGCCTTCCTGGAGCCCTTTTCCAGCGTCCACTTCGTATCGGCCTGGCAGCCCATCTTCGTGTCGCCGATCCCCCTTTCAGGGCGACTGACCGACTGGTTGTTCTTTTCCTTGGGCACCGAGCTGCTGGTGATCGGCCTGCCCGCCATGGCCGTGCTCCTGGCCACCCGGACCCTGCGGGCCCGGCGGGCGCAGGCGTCCTGCGCCGTCCGCGACGACGGATAA
- a CDS encoding acetate/propionate family kinase — translation MLILVLNAGSSSLKFNLVDMSEEKTLADGIAERIGLSEGFIRWTIQGEKGRLELDMANHKVALSAIMDQLRDTVLPPGAEVDAVGHRVAHGGPNFGDSEVITPAVLKEIEDLAFYAPLHNPPAASGIRTAQEIFPGVPQVAVFDTAFHHSMPDYAYTYGLPYELCQKLGLRRYGFHGTSHKYVAEKTAELLGRPFDACKIIVCHLGNGSSITAVHNGRSVDTSMGLTPLEGVVMGTRSGNLDPGVLTTVMEQEQLDAAGLSALLNKKSGLLGISGVSSDCREVEEAMGKNRRARLAHEVLCYGVLKYVGAYAAAMNGVDAIVFTAGIGENSADLRAWVCDRLTYLGVKLDAEANKVRSKSGRFISTPDSRLPVAVIPTNEELMIAREAQRLTANA, via the coding sequence GTGCTGATCCTCGTCCTCAACGCCGGTTCATCCTCCCTCAAGTTCAACCTTGTGGACATGAGCGAGGAGAAGACCCTCGCCGATGGCATCGCCGAGCGCATCGGTCTGTCCGAAGGCTTCATCCGGTGGACCATCCAGGGCGAGAAGGGCCGCCTCGAACTGGACATGGCCAACCACAAGGTGGCCCTCAGCGCCATCATGGACCAGCTGCGCGACACCGTCCTGCCTCCGGGCGCCGAGGTGGACGCGGTCGGTCACCGCGTGGCCCACGGCGGTCCCAACTTCGGCGATTCCGAAGTGATCACCCCCGCCGTCCTCAAGGAGATCGAGGACCTGGCCTTCTACGCCCCGCTGCACAATCCCCCGGCGGCTTCCGGCATCCGCACCGCCCAGGAGATCTTCCCCGGCGTGCCCCAGGTCGCCGTGTTCGACACGGCCTTCCACCACAGCATGCCGGACTACGCCTACACCTACGGCCTGCCCTACGAGCTGTGCCAGAAGCTGGGCCTGCGCCGCTACGGCTTCCACGGCACCAGCCACAAGTACGTGGCCGAGAAGACCGCCGAGCTCCTGGGCCGGCCCTTCGACGCCTGCAAGATCATCGTGTGCCACCTGGGCAACGGCAGCAGCATCACCGCCGTCCACAACGGCCGCAGCGTGGACACCTCCATGGGCCTGACCCCCCTCGAGGGCGTCGTCATGGGCACCCGCAGCGGCAACCTGGATCCGGGCGTCCTCACCACCGTCATGGAGCAGGAGCAGCTGGATGCCGCCGGCCTGTCGGCCCTCCTCAACAAGAAGTCCGGCCTGCTGGGCATCTCCGGCGTCTCCTCCGACTGCCGCGAGGTGGAGGAGGCCATGGGCAAGAACCGGCGCGCCCGGCTCGCCCACGAGGTCCTCTGCTACGGCGTCCTGAAGTATGTGGGCGCCTACGCCGCCGCCATGAACGGCGTGGACGCCATCGTCTTCACCGCCGGCATCGGCGAGAACTCCGCCGACCTGCGCGCCTGGGTCTGCGACCGGCTCACCTACCTGGGCGTCAAGCTGGACGCCGAGGCCAACAAGGTGCGCAGCAAGAGCGGCCGCTTCATCAGCACCCCCGATTCCCGCCTCCCCGTCGCGGTCATCCCGACCAACGAGGAGCTCATGATCGCCCGGGAAGCCCAGCGCCTCACCGCCAACGCCTGA
- a CDS encoding TIGR02757 family protein — protein sequence MTRRPAPARLRPRLDRLHDQYQDPGALAMDPLAVALAYPGGADREVTAFVAAHLAYGRVAPMLQAIRAALAPLGPAPAAQLRAVPPAETAARLGRELGAWTWRFHTGEDMAHWIAAWATLDRESGGRGLEPHLAPGPGEEADDRLSALVQRLRRELPPTRGLRFNLPDPREGAACKRWRMFLRWMVRTGWPDLGLWTAYPPGALVIPLDTHVARISRFIGLGTRRTPDGALAQEITRTLRALCPEDPLRYDFALAHLGILGDCPGVRSLPGCARCPLVDLCRAKR from the coding sequence GTGACCCGCCGCCCCGCGCCGGCGCGGCTCCGTCCCCGGCTGGACCGCCTCCACGACCAGTACCAGGATCCCGGCGCCCTGGCCATGGACCCCCTGGCCGTCGCCCTCGCGTACCCCGGTGGCGCGGACCGGGAAGTGACCGCCTTCGTGGCGGCCCATCTGGCCTATGGCCGGGTGGCCCCCATGCTCCAGGCCATCCGCGCCGCCCTCGCGCCCCTGGGCCCGGCGCCGGCCGCCCAGCTCCGCGCCGTCCCGCCCGCCGAAACCGCGGCCCGGCTGGGCCGGGAACTGGGGGCCTGGACCTGGCGCTTCCACACCGGCGAGGACATGGCCCACTGGATCGCCGCCTGGGCGACCCTGGACCGGGAGAGCGGCGGGCGGGGACTGGAGCCCCACCTGGCGCCCGGCCCGGGCGAAGAAGCAGACGACCGACTTTCCGCCCTGGTGCAGCGCCTCCGGCGGGAACTGCCCCCCACCCGGGGCCTGCGCTTCAACCTGCCCGATCCCCGGGAGGGGGCCGCCTGCAAGCGCTGGCGCATGTTCCTCCGGTGGATGGTTCGGACCGGCTGGCCGGACCTGGGCCTGTGGACGGCCTACCCCCCGGGGGCCCTGGTGATCCCCCTGGACACCCATGTGGCCCGCATTTCCCGCTTCATCGGCCTGGGCACCCGGCGCACCCCGGACGGGGCCCTGGCGCAGGAGATCACCCGGACCCTCCGGGCCCTCTGCCCCGAGGACCCCCTCCGCTACGACTTCGCCCTGGCCCACCTGGGCATCCTGGGGGACTGCCCCGGGGTCCGGAGCCTCCCCGGGTGCGCCCGGTGCCCGCTCGTGGACCTCTGCCGGGCCAAGCGGTGA